A single Proteiniborus sp. DW1 DNA region contains:
- a CDS encoding NADPH-dependent oxidoreductase produces the protein MNEVIRTFMDHRSIRSYKEEMIRDEELDAIIRAAQAAPSSINGQQVSIIAVKDKERKAKIAEFAGGQKWIDEAPVILIFASDFYRAKLAAEKNGVELVITEDLESIMVGCVDVGLAMGNAIGAAESLGLGIVPIGGVRNNPKKIIELLELPKYVYPICGLCVGYPNDKSELKPRLPKEAVYHEEKYNSDLREIIDSYDEEMSQYMRKRTNDKSDRNWSQGIAQTYSTIYFPNVSPTIKEQGYENKY, from the coding sequence ATGAATGAAGTAATTAGAACTTTCATGGATCATAGATCAATAAGAAGCTATAAAGAAGAAATGATAAGAGATGAGGAGCTAGATGCAATTATTAGGGCTGCTCAAGCTGCTCCCTCTTCAATTAATGGACAACAGGTAAGTATAATTGCAGTAAAAGATAAAGAAAGAAAAGCAAAAATTGCAGAGTTTGCTGGTGGGCAAAAGTGGATTGATGAAGCTCCTGTTATTCTAATATTTGCTTCAGATTTTTATAGAGCAAAACTGGCAGCAGAGAAAAATGGGGTTGAGCTAGTAATTACTGAGGATCTTGAATCTATCATGGTTGGCTGTGTTGATGTTGGTCTAGCTATGGGAAATGCCATAGGTGCAGCAGAATCCTTAGGCCTAGGTATCGTTCCAATTGGAGGAGTCCGAAATAACCCTAAGAAGATAATTGAGCTTCTTGAGTTGCCAAAATACGTATATCCTATATGCGGGCTATGTGTAGGATATCCTAATGATAAATCAGAGCTAAAGCCAAGATTACCAAAGGAAGCAGTATATCATGAGGAAAAATATAATAGTGATTTAAGGGAAATTATTGATAGCTATGATGAGGAAATGTCTCAGTATATGAGAAAAAGAACTAATGATAAAAGCGACAGAAATTGGTCCCAAGGCATAGCTCAAACATATAGTACAATATATTTTCCTAATGTTAGTCCTACTATTAAAGAACAGGGGTATGAGAATAAATATTAA
- a CDS encoding ABC transporter ATP-binding protein has translation MRNILEISNLRKEYKEFTLKDISLTLPRGYIMGLIGPNGAGKSTTIKAIMNLINCDSGKIKLFGLDYENSEEEIKNKIGYVGEEQYFYEDMSVKWMEQFISQHYRQWNKDEFYALLERFNVSPTKKVQELSKGMRVKLSLALALAHNPELIILDEPTSGLDPVIRSEILKILLEIIQDENKSVLFSTHITEDIEKIADYVTYLIDGRIVLSAPKDELLEKWKTIHIKNGYEIREINSKLIGIEQNYFGITGLTDRYEELKNTIKPYIEKDVIRVENTSIDQILISLVKERGLC, from the coding sequence ATGAGGAATATTTTAGAGATATCAAACTTAAGAAAAGAATACAAGGAGTTTACACTGAAGGATATTTCTTTGACTCTACCAAGAGGATATATAATGGGGTTGATTGGACCCAATGGCGCAGGTAAATCTACTACAATAAAAGCAATAATGAACTTAATAAACTGTGATAGTGGTAAGATAAAATTATTTGGTCTAGACTATGAAAACTCTGAAGAGGAAATAAAAAATAAGATAGGATATGTAGGAGAGGAACAGTATTTCTATGAAGACATGAGTGTGAAATGGATGGAGCAGTTCATCTCTCAGCACTATAGACAATGGAATAAGGATGAATTCTATGCCCTTTTAGAAAGATTCAATGTAAGTCCTACAAAAAAAGTTCAGGAGCTTTCTAAGGGAATGAGGGTAAAGCTTTCCTTAGCCTTAGCTTTAGCTCACAATCCAGAACTAATAATACTTGACGAGCCTACATCGGGTCTTGACCCAGTTATAAGAAGTGAAATACTCAAAATACTTCTAGAAATAATACAAGATGAAAACAAGTCAGTTCTATTCTCTACTCATATTACTGAGGATATTGAAAAAATAGCTGACTATGTAACATATCTAATTGATGGAAGGATTGTACTGTCAGCTCCAAAGGACGAACTACTAGAGAAATGGAAAACTATACACATAAAAAATGGATATGAAATAAGAGAAATAAACAGCAAGCTTATAGGGATTGAGCAAAACTACTTTGGAATAACTGGATTAACTGATAGATACGAAGAGCTAAAAAATACAATAAAACCATATATTGAAAAAGATGTTATAAGAGTTGAGAACACCAGCATAGATCAAATATTAATATCATTAGTAAAGGAGAGAGGCTTATGCTAA
- a CDS encoding iron-containing alcohol dehydrogenase, whose protein sequence is MLNFNYSIPTKIFFGKDQIKVLGKEIKKYGSKVLLAYGGGSIKKIGLYGEVIKILNEENIPFWELSGIEPNPRIESVREGIRICRENDIDFILPVGGGSTIDCAKVIAAGFFYEGDPWDLVIRKAKIEKVLPIASVLTLAATGSEMDAGAVITNPETKQKLGVGHPDMAPKFSILDPTYTFSVPASQTAAGTADIMSHILESYFSNNKDAFVQDKIAEGLLKTCIKYGPIAIKEPDNYEARANLMWASSLAINGLIRYGKEAIWSVHPLQHELGAYYDITHGVGLAILTPHWMRHVLSDSTVEKFVEYGKNVWDIKDDKYDYDIANEAIDKTQEFFKSLGIPTTLRELGIGEENLEKMARAVTNYNGGTVGSYKPLSYEDVLEIYKKAL, encoded by the coding sequence ATGCTAAACTTTAATTATTCTATACCTACTAAGATTTTCTTTGGAAAAGATCAAATCAAAGTACTAGGAAAAGAAATTAAAAAATATGGATCAAAGGTTTTACTTGCTTATGGTGGAGGAAGTATCAAGAAAATCGGTTTATATGGTGAGGTTATAAAAATACTAAATGAAGAAAACATTCCATTTTGGGAGTTAAGCGGGATAGAGCCAAACCCAAGGATAGAAAGTGTAAGAGAGGGCATTAGAATTTGCAGAGAAAATGATATCGACTTTATACTTCCAGTAGGTGGAGGAAGTACTATAGACTGTGCAAAGGTAATAGCTGCAGGATTTTTCTATGAAGGTGATCCATGGGACTTAGTTATTAGAAAAGCTAAAATTGAAAAAGTGCTTCCAATTGCTTCAGTACTTACACTAGCAGCCACAGGTTCAGAAATGGATGCAGGAGCAGTTATCACTAATCCTGAGACTAAGCAAAAGCTAGGTGTAGGTCATCCAGATATGGCGCCTAAGTTCTCCATATTAGATCCAACATATACCTTCTCAGTACCTGCAAGCCAGACAGCAGCAGGAACAGCAGACATAATGAGCCATATTCTTGAATCCTATTTTAGTAACAACAAGGATGCTTTTGTTCAAGATAAAATAGCAGAAGGCTTGCTTAAAACTTGTATTAAATATGGACCAATAGCCATAAAAGAACCTGATAATTACGAAGCTAGAGCAAATTTAATGTGGGCTTCAAGCCTTGCAATAAATGGACTTATACGATATGGAAAAGAAGCAATTTGGAGTGTCCACCCATTACAGCATGAATTGGGAGCTTATTATGATATAACACATGGAGTAGGCTTAGCAATATTGACACCCCATTGGATGAGACATGTTTTAAGTGATTCAACTGTAGAAAAGTTTGTCGAATATGGTAAAAATGTATGGGATATTAAGGATGACAAGTACGATTATGATATAGCCAATGAAGCTATAGATAAGACTCAGGAGTTCTTCAAATCCTTAGGAATACCGACAACCCTAAGAGAACTGGGGATAGGAGAAGAAAACCTTGAAAAAATGGCAAGAGCAGTGACAAATTATAATGGTGGTACAGTAGGCTCATATAAGCCTCTTAGCTATGAAGATGTATTAGAGATTTATAAAAAAGCACTGTAG
- a CDS encoding GNAT family N-acetyltransferase, whose amino-acid sequence MEWKIKKYNELTIEELYSILKARIEVFVVEQNCFYQDCDGKDKKAYHLFLEDNGDVIAYTRILEKGISYDEVSIGRFLVKDKYRRKGLAKEMLKRAINFIEETLNEKSIRLSGQVYIKGLYKSFGFEEVSDIYLEDNIPHVEMLYKLDKNKKQLP is encoded by the coding sequence ATGGAATGGAAAATAAAAAAATATAATGAGTTAACCATTGAAGAATTGTACAGTATTTTAAAAGCAAGAATAGAAGTATTTGTAGTAGAGCAGAATTGCTTTTACCAAGACTGTGATGGAAAGGACAAAAAAGCATATCATTTATTCTTAGAGGATAATGGAGATGTTATTGCATATACAAGAATTTTAGAAAAAGGCATATCTTATGATGAAGTTTCTATTGGTAGATTTTTAGTTAAGGATAAGTATCGTCGTAAAGGCTTAGCAAAGGAAATGTTAAAAAGAGCAATTAACTTTATTGAAGAAACCTTAAATGAAAAATCCATTAGGCTTTCTGGACAAGTATATATAAAGGGTTTATATAAAAGTTTTGGATTTGAAGAGGTTTCAGATATATATCTAGAAGATAATATACCTCATGTTGAAATGCTATACAAATTAGATAAAAATAAGAAACAGTTACCTTGA
- the rimO gene encoding 30S ribosomal protein S12 methylthiotransferase RimO, which produces MDVGFVSLGCSKNLVVTEGIIGLFNKHNFNIVNDEKQADIIVINTCGFIESAKQEAINTIFEMAELKKNRCKYLIVTGCLVQRYKEELVKEIPEVDLFLSISDYEHIWKEIEKLLGLEEGKEAKLDFNNRVLTTGENMAYLKIAEGCNNNCTYCAIPYIQGPYISRTMEDVLGEAKNLAKQGIKELIVIAQDTTKYGIDLYGESKLAELLEELCKIEGFQWIRFLYAYPESISDELIAVVKNNHKICNYFDIPIQHISDSVLKRMNRKSDGASIRKLIEKIRKEIPDVILRTTLIVGFPGETEEDFNELYDFVKETRFDKLGVFTYSMEDNTPAARLKEQIEEAIKEDRFDKIMKLQEQISKDSLSKKIGNVYKVLIESTTPDNQYYIGRTYMDVPDMDGVVFVKNNGKENLLNKFVKCKILEAVEYDLIGEIAKQ; this is translated from the coding sequence ATGGATGTAGGTTTTGTTTCATTAGGCTGTAGTAAAAACTTAGTAGTGACAGAAGGAATAATCGGATTATTCAATAAACATAATTTCAATATAGTAAATGACGAAAAACAGGCAGATATAATAGTTATAAATACTTGTGGTTTTATAGAATCTGCAAAACAAGAAGCTATAAACACCATATTTGAAATGGCAGAGCTTAAGAAAAATAGATGTAAGTATTTAATCGTGACAGGCTGCCTTGTTCAAAGGTATAAGGAAGAATTAGTGAAAGAAATTCCTGAGGTGGATTTATTTTTAAGTATAAGCGATTATGAACACATATGGAAGGAAATTGAGAAGTTATTGGGTCTAGAAGAGGGAAAAGAAGCTAAATTAGACTTTAATAACAGGGTACTAACTACTGGTGAAAATATGGCTTACCTTAAAATTGCAGAAGGCTGTAACAACAATTGTACCTATTGTGCTATACCCTATATACAAGGTCCATATATTTCTAGAACTATGGAAGATGTTTTAGGAGAAGCTAAGAATCTTGCAAAGCAAGGAATAAAAGAGCTTATAGTTATAGCTCAGGATACTACAAAATACGGAATCGATTTATATGGAGAATCAAAGCTTGCAGAGCTTTTAGAAGAGCTTTGTAAAATAGAAGGATTTCAGTGGATTAGATTTCTATATGCTTATCCAGAAAGCATAAGCGATGAATTAATCGCTGTTGTAAAGAATAATCATAAAATATGTAACTATTTTGATATACCAATACAACACATATCTGATTCAGTATTAAAAAGAATGAACAGGAAAAGTGATGGGGCAAGCATTAGAAAGCTAATAGAAAAAATTAGAAAGGAAATACCAGATGTGATTCTAAGAACTACATTAATAGTAGGCTTCCCTGGTGAAACAGAAGAGGATTTTAATGAATTATATGATTTCGTTAAAGAAACAAGATTTGATAAGCTGGGAGTATTTACTTATTCAATGGAAGACAATACTCCAGCAGCAAGACTAAAAGAGCAAATTGAAGAGGCTATTAAAGAAGATAGATTTGATAAAATAATGAAGCTTCAAGAACAAATCTCAAAAGACAGCCTAAGTAAAAAAATCGGAAACGTTTATAAGGTATTAATAGAATCAACAACTCCAGATAATCAATACTATATAGGTAGGACTTATATGGATGTTCCAGATATGGATGGAGTAGTTTTTGTTAAGAATAATGGTAAGGAAAACCTATTAAATAAATTCGTTAAATGTAAAATTTTAGAAGCAGTAGAATATGATTTAATTGGTGAAATAGCAAAGCAATAA
- a CDS encoding oligosaccharide flippase family protein, with amino-acid sequence MDRYKKLASNTFIFAIGTFSSKLLVFLMLPLYTRVLSSSEYGKLDLIVQTCNILIPIVSAGILNAVIRFGLDNSTNKKSVFSIGLMINLLGVIGLIVFMPLLKRIDFISEYIMYVYLFILMSSLHSLCSNFTRSQEYIRLYALDGVLRTALTIALNIIFLVVFKYGIAGYLLATIISDLISAIMLFTVAKLYNYVSLNYIDKTTFKNMLKYSIPLIPTTISIWIISMSDRYILSYILGSGANGLYAIAYKVPTIITIVAGIFMDAWQISAIDEYQKGDKGWFFSRVLNVYSSLLFCGASVIVAFTKLITRLLASPEFYITWSYIPVLVMATLFASLATFLASIYMMHKKSEYVFTTTTISAIINIILNLHLIPKYGIQGATIATLISYICMFMIRAINTRKFMTVSWNIPKIILNIFIIMIQTIIILLEIDNWFVYEIILVSVIALINAKDLLMGARRIIK; translated from the coding sequence ATGGATAGATATAAAAAACTTGCTTCAAATACATTTATTTTTGCAATAGGTACCTTTAGTTCTAAACTACTTGTTTTCTTAATGCTACCACTTTACACAAGAGTATTATCAAGCTCAGAATATGGGAAATTAGACTTAATAGTACAAACTTGTAATATACTAATTCCTATTGTATCGGCAGGTATTTTGAATGCAGTAATCAGGTTTGGTCTTGATAATTCTACTAACAAAAAAAGTGTTTTTTCTATAGGATTAATGATAAACCTTTTAGGAGTTATAGGGCTAATTGTCTTTATGCCTCTATTAAAAAGAATTGATTTTATATCAGAATATATTATGTATGTTTATCTTTTCATATTAATGTCAAGCCTACATTCATTGTGTTCAAATTTTACACGGTCTCAGGAATATATTAGGCTCTATGCACTTGATGGTGTGCTTAGAACTGCATTAACTATTGCTTTAAACATTATTTTTTTAGTAGTATTTAAGTATGGAATTGCTGGATACTTGTTAGCGACTATTATATCAGATTTAATATCAGCAATTATGTTGTTTACTGTGGCAAAGCTTTATAATTATGTTAGCTTAAATTACATTGATAAAACCACCTTTAAAAATATGCTTAAATATTCTATACCCCTTATTCCAACAACCATATCTATATGGATTATCAGCATGTCCGATAGATATATTCTTTCATATATATTAGGAAGTGGAGCAAATGGTTTATATGCAATTGCATATAAGGTGCCTACTATTATAACAATAGTTGCGGGAATTTTTATGGATGCATGGCAAATATCAGCCATAGACGAGTATCAAAAAGGTGATAAAGGCTGGTTCTTTTCTAGGGTATTAAATGTCTATAGCTCCCTTCTATTTTGTGGGGCATCTGTAATTGTGGCTTTTACTAAGTTGATTACTAGATTACTTGCTTCACCAGAATTTTATATAACATGGAGCTATATACCTGTTTTAGTGATGGCAACCCTATTTGCATCCCTAGCTACGTTTTTGGCAAGTATATATATGATGCATAAAAAAAGTGAATATGTTTTTACTACTACTACTATAAGTGCAATTATAAATATAATACTCAATTTACATTTAATACCCAAATATGGAATTCAGGGGGCAACTATAGCAACACTAATAAGCTATATATGTATGTTCATGATAAGAGCAATCAATACTAGGAAATTCATGACCGTATCTTGGAATATACCTAAAATTATCTTAAATATATTTATAATTATGATACAAACCATAATTATACTATTAGAGATAGATAACTGGTTTGTATATGAGATAATATTAGTATCTGTTATAGCTTTGATAAATGCAAAGGATTTATTAATGGGAGCTAGAAGAATCATAAAATAG
- a CDS encoding GntR family transcriptional regulator: protein MFVTLSNTNPDPLYKQVKDQIVQAIVTGELKEDELLPSIRTMANELKISVITVKRAYADLESEGYIVTRPGLGSFVTSINKDNLRDEKLKEIRERLKEIADEARRYYIEIDDVIKMLKEIKEEF from the coding sequence ATGTTTGTAACCTTATCCAATACAAATCCTGATCCTTTATATAAGCAGGTTAAAGATCAGATAGTACAAGCAATAGTTACTGGAGAATTAAAAGAAGATGAGCTTTTACCATCTATAAGAACTATGGCAAATGAGCTAAAAATTAGCGTAATTACAGTTAAAAGGGCTTATGCAGACTTAGAAAGCGAAGGATACATAGTGACACGACCTGGATTAGGTTCCTTTGTAACTTCAATAAACAAGGATAATCTAAGGGATGAAAAGCTAAAGGAGATAAGAGAAAGGCTTAAAGAGATAGCAGATGAAGCTAGGAGATATTATATAGAAATTGACGACGTTATTAAAATGTTAAAAGAGATAAAGGAGGAATTTTAA
- a CDS encoding DUF2164 domain-containing protein — protein sequence MNNKIILSKEIKEKMILAIMDYFVKERDEELGYLAATLILDFITEKLGPEYYNQGVYDSYKRMNQMVEDLLEIQKY from the coding sequence TTGAATAATAAGATAATACTGAGCAAAGAAATAAAAGAAAAGATGATCTTAGCAATCATGGATTACTTTGTAAAAGAAAGAGATGAAGAATTAGGATATTTAGCAGCTACACTAATATTAGATTTTATTACAGAAAAGTTGGGACCGGAGTATTACAATCAAGGTGTTTATGATTCATATAAAAGAATGAATCAAATGGTAGAGGATTTGCTAGAGATTCAGAAATATTAA
- a CDS encoding glutamine synthetase — MKKAELVYTIYKEKDRIHNLKGLLKEHPEIQFVSFMGVDLGGNATDEKIPIKLFINDIDNFLNSGIQTDGSSVALNKIATLNNARVDIVPDLDVNWFVDYNYEHIYEESNLPVGTLKIPSFLIHNGKKVDSRSILHKAVENFKKSLIEIFEQYPHLIKNIGIDSVDYIDEVILTSATELEMWVQTPEFRPNIQKLTTSQSLKEQYWKRTRGTVRTALEKSLMALEKYGFEPEMGHKEVGGISSKVGTDGHLHYVMEQLEIDWKYSTGVQTADNEIFIRDLVEEIFTEHGLKVSFVAKPIEEVAGNGEHTHVGVSVRLKDGSIKNLFTPVDRTKDYLSEIGYGALMGILKNYEVINPFITSSTDGFNRLKPGFEAPVCIVSSLGRSIDKPSRNRTVLVGVVGDQQNPLTTRFEVRSPNPLSNTYLVISSIYQGMLDGIIAVAESGKSSKELEFEISKEPEVQGFYLEKGRAYRSEEDVFEYYSEEERNRIFGNPPRTVWENIKNLDIYKDKKQILLRGEVFSDEIIESYKDSILRRWLTELTDRIIRHDIKIMRNITKIHQDDTATDLDKITWKEIEDIKNSLSKNTLDKKCLFSKLHDAIELEDYDSVSKLQLEIEKNMNKLKKIYNRYKKNLLEL; from the coding sequence ATGAAAAAAGCTGAATTAGTGTATACAATCTATAAAGAAAAGGATAGAATTCATAATCTCAAAGGATTATTAAAAGAACACCCGGAAATACAATTTGTTTCATTTATGGGTGTTGATCTTGGTGGAAATGCTACTGATGAAAAGATACCAATAAAATTATTTATTAATGACATAGATAATTTTCTTAATAGTGGAATACAAACTGATGGGTCTAGTGTTGCTTTAAACAAAATAGCAACTTTAAATAATGCAAGAGTAGACATAGTCCCCGATTTAGATGTTAATTGGTTTGTAGACTATAACTATGAGCACATTTATGAAGAAAGCAATTTACCAGTAGGAACTTTAAAAATACCTTCTTTTTTAATCCACAATGGAAAAAAGGTAGATTCAAGATCCATTTTGCACAAGGCTGTAGAGAATTTTAAAAAGAGCCTAATTGAAATATTTGAACAATATCCACATTTGATTAAAAATATAGGAATAGATAGTGTGGACTATATTGATGAAGTGATACTGACATCTGCAACAGAATTAGAAATGTGGGTGCAAACCCCTGAATTTAGACCTAATATTCAAAAGCTTACTACTTCTCAATCTTTGAAAGAGCAGTATTGGAAAAGGACTAGGGGAACTGTAAGAACTGCATTAGAGAAAAGTTTGATGGCTCTTGAGAAGTATGGTTTTGAGCCTGAAATGGGCCACAAAGAAGTTGGGGGAATATCAAGCAAAGTTGGAACTGATGGACACCTACATTATGTAATGGAACAGCTAGAAATAGACTGGAAGTATAGTACCGGAGTTCAAACTGCAGATAACGAAATATTTATTAGAGATTTAGTGGAAGAAATATTTACAGAGCATGGATTAAAAGTAAGCTTTGTAGCAAAACCAATTGAAGAAGTGGCAGGTAACGGAGAACATACTCATGTAGGTGTTTCAGTAAGACTTAAAGATGGTAGTATAAAAAATCTATTTACTCCTGTAGACAGAACTAAGGACTACCTAAGTGAAATAGGGTATGGTGCTTTAATGGGTATATTGAAGAACTATGAAGTTATAAATCCATTTATAACTTCGTCAACAGATGGATTTAATAGATTAAAACCAGGTTTTGAAGCTCCTGTATGTATAGTTAGTTCATTAGGTCGCAGTATTGATAAGCCTTCTAGAAATAGGACTGTTTTAGTTGGTGTAGTTGGTGATCAGCAAAATCCTTTAACTACAAGATTTGAAGTAAGGTCTCCGAATCCACTTTCTAATACTTATTTAGTTATATCTAGTATATATCAAGGGATGCTAGATGGAATAATAGCTGTAGCAGAAAGTGGGAAAAGCTCAAAGGAATTAGAATTTGAGATTTCGAAAGAACCTGAGGTCCAAGGCTTTTACTTAGAAAAGGGAAGAGCTTATAGAAGCGAAGAAGATGTATTTGAATATTATTCTGAAGAAGAGAGAAATAGAATATTTGGTAATCCTCCTAGAACTGTATGGGAGAATATTAAAAACTTAGATATATACAAGGATAAGAAACAAATTCTATTAAGAGGTGAAGTATTTTCAGATGAGATTATAGAATCTTATAAAGATAGTATTTTAAGAAGATGGTTAACTGAATTGACAGATAGGATTATTAGACATGATATTAAAATAATGAGAAACATAACCAAGATACATCAGGATGATACCGCTACAGATTTAGACAAAATTACATGGAAGGAGATAGAGGATATTAAAAATTCCTTATCTAAGAACACACTAGATAAAAAATGTTTATTTAGCAAATTACATGATGCAATAGAGCTTGAGGACTATGATAGTGTTTCTAAGCTTCAATTAGAAATTGAAAAAAACATGAATAAACTAAAAAAGATTTATAATAGATATAAGAAGAATCTGTTAGAGCTATAG
- a CDS encoding stalk domain-containing protein, producing the protein MGTKSKKASIIVIVLLVMFVAIPALAFTIVDYNSIEFLSGQEYIVTVNGNQVEFNEHIGKPVLLKTGRIFVPVRVISENMSYNVDWSRDTWGEGIRKVWVKDNEKEVELTIGSDKAIIDGQERYLDYDADGKPVTGARVFVHKDRIYVPLRFIAEVFEAKLEYEKCDDVHYISINTEESTGEKEVNKAIESLLKMGQAKKVPVLLYHHILTEEEIKNYDWENNSSVISLENFREQMDYLNDNGYYTAILDELYGFLNGTKELPKRTVVITFDDGYLSNHIYAYPIMKEYGLKGTIFMIGEASINPQIPFNPKYLQFISNSEIKNYEDVFKYGCHTYSLHKANENGRPLLMSAEKDEILSDLKKNKELWETSYIAYPHGKYNKDIIACIKELGYTMAFTIKPGYISKDSDRLQLPRFIVYPSTDLNEFAKIVKGDF; encoded by the coding sequence ATGGGAACGAAATCAAAGAAAGCCAGTATTATAGTTATTGTGCTGCTGGTTATGTTTGTGGCAATACCAGCATTAGCCTTTACTATAGTAGATTATAACTCGATTGAGTTCTTATCAGGTCAAGAATATATCGTCACTGTAAATGGAAATCAAGTAGAGTTCAATGAACATATAGGCAAACCTGTATTGTTGAAGACAGGAAGAATATTTGTCCCCGTTAGAGTTATTTCCGAAAATATGAGCTATAATGTAGATTGGTCTAGAGATACTTGGGGTGAAGGTATAAGAAAAGTATGGGTTAAAGACAATGAAAAAGAAGTTGAGCTTACTATAGGCTCTGATAAAGCTATAATAGATGGACAGGAAAGATATCTAGACTATGATGCTGATGGGAAGCCTGTAACTGGAGCAAGAGTTTTTGTACATAAAGATAGAATATATGTACCACTTAGATTCATAGCAGAAGTTTTTGAAGCTAAGTTGGAGTATGAAAAATGTGATGATGTGCATTATATAAGTATAAATACTGAGGAAAGCACAGGGGAGAAGGAAGTAAATAAAGCTATTGAGTCTCTTTTAAAGATGGGGCAGGCTAAAAAAGTTCCTGTTCTGCTTTATCATCATATACTTACAGAAGAAGAGATAAAAAACTATGACTGGGAAAATAATTCAAGTGTAATCTCTTTAGAGAATTTTAGGGAGCAGATGGATTATCTTAATGATAATGGATACTATACAGCTATACTTGATGAATTATATGGTTTTTTAAATGGTACTAAGGAACTACCTAAAAGAACAGTAGTCATAACTTTTGATGATGGTTATCTTAGCAATCATATATATGCATACCCTATAATGAAAGAATATGGGCTTAAGGGAACTATATTTATGATAGGAGAAGCATCTATTAATCCTCAAATTCCTTTTAACCCCAAATATCTTCAGTTCATATCAAATAGTGAAATTAAAAATTATGAGGATGTATTTAAATATGGATGCCATACTTACAGCCTTCATAAGGCAAATGAAAATGGTAGGCCATTGTTGATGTCTGCTGAAAAAGATGAGATATTGAGTGATCTAAAAAAGAATAAGGAACTTTGGGAGACAAGCTATATAGCGTATCCACATGGGAAATATAATAAAGATATCATAGCATGTATAAAAGAGCTAGGTTATACAATGGCCTTTACAATAAAACCTGGGTATATTAGTAAGGATTCTGACCGGCTACAACTGCCACGTTTCATTGTATATCCTAGTACTGACTTAAATGAGTTTGCAAAAATTGTAAAAGGTGACTTTTAA
- a CDS encoding ABC-2 transporter permease, whose amino-acid sequence MLNIIYKDLYQARKTILLYSLIGLFFVFSTIQADTSIFMSAGFIFLMVYGVVARNEYVEDKNRGYSLLRTLPLKPYKIVMSKYMTALILAAVSVLYYYLMSVIFNNKTLMNSYLITIPLIGAGLALIFTGVLYIFIYKYGAARAINLSRIFFLGFFFIPVIFSSLLKSVPTPSFIESGELEIILESVATDFTIWSLLFLGVSLVIYFLTMLVSISQFKKNKIM is encoded by the coding sequence ATGCTAAATATAATATACAAAGACCTTTATCAAGCTAGGAAGACCATACTTCTATATTCTTTAATCGGATTGTTTTTTGTTTTTTCAACTATTCAAGCTGATACAAGTATATTTATGTCAGCAGGATTTATTTTTCTAATGGTTTATGGAGTAGTAGCAAGAAATGAATACGTTGAAGATAAGAATAGGGGATATTCATTACTTAGAACTCTTCCATTGAAGCCTTATAAGATTGTAATGAGTAAGTATATGACTGCTTTAATTTTAGCAGCAGTCAGTGTATTGTATTATTACTTGATGTCAGTTATTTTCAACAATAAGACCTTAATGAATAGTTATTTGATTACAATACCATTAATCGGTGCAGGCCTTGCCCTCATATTTACAGGTGTATTATATATATTTATCTATAAATACGGAGCTGCTAGGGCTATAAATCTATCTCGAATATTCTTCCTTGGATTTTTCTTTATACCAGTTATTTTTTCTTCATTATTAAAAAGCGTTCCAACGCCAAGCTTCATCGAATCAGGAGAGCTAGAGATAATTTTGGAAAGCGTTGCAACTGACTTTACAATATGGAGTCTACTATTCTTGGGAGTATCACTAGTTATATACTTTTTAACAATGCTAGTAAGTATCAGTCAATTTAAGAAGAATAAGATTATGTAA